A part of Arachis hypogaea cultivar Tifrunner chromosome 12, arahy.Tifrunner.gnm2.J5K5, whole genome shotgun sequence genomic DNA contains:
- the LOC112727823 gene encoding protein NRT1/ PTR FAMILY 5.6 gives MQQHNSSINKSSSSTCHLSYSSHMEKNAIDAKSGEVDHEMKLVHDSSLDYKGRVPLRDSTGSWKASFFIIAIEFSERLSYFGIATSLVLYLTKIIHQDLKTAVRNVNYWTGVTTLMPLFGGFLADAFFGRYTTVIASCIVYLLGLILLSLSWFLPGLKPCDDTSTCAEPRRIHEVVFFLAIYLISVGTGGHKPSLESFGADQFDDDHVVERRQKMSFFNWWNCGLCSGLILGVTLIVYVQDHVNWGVADVILTLVMAFSLIIFLLGRKCYRYRAPMGSPLTPMLQVLVAAISKRKLPYPSNPNQLYEVSKSNNNNNNNGRFLGHTKKLKFLDKAAIIENGGNIAEKQSPWKLASVTKVEEMKLIINMIPIWVFTLPFGICAAQTSTFFIKQGVIMDRTVAKGFQIPPASMFTLAAIGMIISVAFYDKILVPLLRRLTGNERGINILQRIGFGMVFSIVTMVIAAVVENKRLHYVEMNPLKGSLTMSAFWLAPQFLIIGIGDGFTLVGLQEYFYDQVPDSMRSLGIALYLSVIGAANFLSSWLITMVDHVTGKTGKSWIGKDLNTSRLDKFYGLLAVITTLNLFLFVFFACRYSYKNVQKVVVADCGEEKSDGDGVGTMV, from the exons ATGCAACAACATAATTCCTCCATTAATaagtcttcttcttctacttgcCATCTTAGTTATTCAAGTCATATGGAGAAGAACGCAATTGATGCAAAAAGCGGAGAGGTTGATCATGAGATGAAATTGGTTCATGATTCTTCACTTGATTATAAGGGAAGGGTTCCTCTCCGAGATTCAACTGGTTCTTGGAAAGCTTCTTTCTTCATTATTG CAATTGAATTCAGTGAGAGGTTGAGTTACTTTGGAATAGCAACTAGCTTGGTCCTTTACCTGACAAAGATTATTCATCAAGATCTTAAGACAGCCGTTAGGAATGTGAATTATTGGACAGGTGTCACCACTTTGATGCCACTCTTTGGAGGATTTCTTGCTGATGCTTTCTTCGGCCGTTACACTACTGTCATTGCTTCTTGCATTGTTTATCTTCTG GGTTTGATTCTGCTTTCTCTGTCATGGTTCTTACCAGGCTTAAAGCCATGTGATGATACAAGCACATGCGCTGAACCAAGGAGGATCCATGAAGTGGTTTTCTTCCTAGCCATCTACTTAATATCCGTTGGAACCGGAGGCCACAAACCTTCCTTGGAAAGCTTCGGAGCCGACCAATTCGACGACGACCATGTCGTGGAAAGGAGGCAGAAAATGTCCTTCTTCAACTGGTGGAACTGTGGTCTTTGTAGCGGACTCATTCTTGGAGTAACCCTAATTGTTTATGTACAAGATCATGTTAATTGGGGAGTTGCTGATGTTATTCTCACATTGGTCATGGCTTTCTCATTGATCATATTCTTGTTGGGAAGGAAATGTTATCGTTATAGGGCACCAATGGGTAGCCCTTTGACTCCAATGTTGCAAGTTTTGGTTGCCGCCATTTCCAAAAGGAAGCTTCCTTATCCTTCTAATCCTAATCAATTATATGAGGTTTCCAAgtctaataacaacaacaacaacaatggaaggTTCTTAGGCCACACCAAGAAGCTCAA ATTTCTTGACAAGGCAGCAATCATTGAAAATGGTGGAAACATAGCAGAGAAACAAAGTCCATGGAAGCTTGCAAGTGTGACCAAAGTGGAAGAGATGAAGCTAATTATCAACATGATCCCCATTTGGGTTTTCACATTACCATTCGGAATATGTGCCGCACAAACATCCACGTTCTTCATCAAACAGGGTGTTATCATGGACAGAACCGTCGCCAAAGGCTTCCAAATCCCTCCAGCTTCAATGTTCACCCTCGCCGCCATCGGAATGATAATATCCGTCGCCTTTTACGACAAGATCCTCGTCCCTCTGCTAAGAAGGCTAACGGGGAACGAGAGAGGAATCAACATCCTTCAGAGGATTGGTTTCGGAATGGTTTTCTCTATCGTTACAATGGTAATTGCGGCGGTTGTAGAGAACAAGAGACTTCACTATGTTGAGATGAACCCTTTAAAGGGTTCACTAACAATGAGTGCGTTTTGGTTGGCGCCACAGTTTCTAATTATTGGAATTGGCGACGGTTTTACCCTTGTAGGGTTGCAAGAATATTTCTATGACCAAGTTCCGGATTCAATGAGAAGCTTAGGGATTGCACTTTATTTAAGTGTTATTGGTGCTGCAAACTTTCTTAGTAGCTGGCTCATAACAATGGTTGATCATGTTACCGGTAAGACCGGTAAAAGTTGGATCGGTAAGGATTTGAACACGAGTAGGTTAGACAAATTTTATGGCCTATTGGCGGTGATAACCACGTTGAACTTGTTCTTGTTTGTGTTCTTCGCTTGCCGGTATTCCTATAAGAATGTGCAAAAAGTTGTGGTGGCTGATTGTGGTGAAGAGAAGAGTGATGGTGATGGTGTAGGGACAATGGTTTAA